The following are encoded together in the Acidobacteriota bacterium genome:
- the lysX gene encoding lysine biosynthesis protein LysX — protein sequence MRIGVLYSRVRPEEKLLFAELERRPADVELIDDRRVVLALGGSSALEPPFDFDVVFDRSLSYSRALANLRVLADRGVATVNPARVIENCGDKVRTSSLLQAASVPTPETRVASTPEAALLAIEELGYPVVMKPTVGSWGRLIARINDRDAAEALLEHKSTLGSYQHSIFYLQRHVEKPERDIRAFIAGGRTLCAIYRRAPHWITNTARGASTENCPVTAEIDDLCRRASRAVGGGLVAVDLVEDRDRGLLVLEVNHTMEFRNSIAPTGVDIPARMIDFVERVGAVGWDEAQEPETV from the coding sequence ATGCGCATCGGAGTCCTATACAGCCGGGTCCGGCCCGAAGAGAAGCTGCTGTTTGCCGAGCTCGAGCGTCGGCCGGCCGACGTCGAGTTGATCGACGACCGCAGGGTTGTCCTCGCACTCGGCGGCAGCAGCGCACTCGAGCCGCCCTTCGACTTCGACGTCGTCTTCGACCGCTCGCTCAGCTACAGCCGGGCTCTGGCCAACCTGCGCGTCCTCGCCGACCGCGGCGTAGCCACGGTCAATCCAGCCCGCGTGATCGAGAACTGCGGAGACAAGGTCCGCACGTCGAGCCTGCTCCAGGCGGCCTCGGTGCCGACGCCCGAAACCCGGGTGGCCTCGACGCCCGAGGCGGCTCTGCTCGCGATCGAGGAACTCGGCTATCCGGTTGTCATGAAGCCGACCGTCGGATCCTGGGGCCGCCTGATCGCGCGCATCAACGACCGGGACGCCGCCGAGGCGCTGCTCGAGCACAAGAGCACTCTCGGCTCCTACCAGCACTCCATCTTCTACCTGCAACGTCACGTCGAGAAGCCGGAGCGGGACATCCGCGCCTTCATAGCCGGCGGCCGGACCCTCTGCGCGATCTACCGCCGGGCGCCGCACTGGATCACCAACACGGCGCGCGGCGCTTCCACCGAGAACTGCCCGGTGACGGCGGAGATCGACGACCTTTGCCGGCGAGCCTCGCGAGCCGTCGGGGGCGGCCTCGTGGCGGTCGACCTGGTGGAAGACCGCGACCGCGGTCTGCTGGTGCTGGAAGTCAACCACACGATGGAATTCCGCAACTCGATCGCACCCACCGGCGTCGACATTCCCGCGCGCATGATCGACTTCGTCGAACGGGTGGGCGCCGTGGGATGGGACGAGGCCCAGGAACCGGAGACGGTATGA
- the lysW gene encoding lysine biosynthesis protein LysW translates to MELQTVDADSECPECFEAVSLKAVMQHEIVQCAGCGVDLEVIELDPVALELAPEEEEDWGE, encoded by the coding sequence ATGGAACTCCAGACCGTCGATGCCGACAGCGAGTGCCCCGAGTGTTTCGAGGCCGTGAGCCTCAAGGCGGTCATGCAGCATGAGATCGTCCAGTGCGCCGGCTGCGGCGTCGACCTGGAAGTAATCGAACTCGACCCCGTCGCCCTGGAGCTCGCGCCGGAAGAAGAAGAGGACTGGGGCGAGTAG
- a CDS encoding rhodanese-like domain-containing protein: MTRGVRQLVAEADAAVETVTAADALERQQNGALIIDLRDIRERAREGFIPGSFHAPRGMIEFWVDPDSPYFKEAFGEEREFIFHCASGWRSALATKAVHDMGLAPVSHIGGGFTAWKKADAPVLRTEDGREPR, encoded by the coding sequence ATCACCAGGGGAGTCCGGCAACTCGTCGCCGAGGCCGACGCCGCGGTCGAAACGGTCACGGCCGCGGACGCGCTTGAACGACAGCAGAACGGTGCCCTCATCATCGACCTGCGCGACATCCGCGAGCGGGCCCGCGAGGGCTTCATTCCCGGCTCCTTCCACGCCCCCCGGGGCATGATCGAGTTCTGGGTGGATCCCGACAGCCCCTACTTCAAGGAGGCCTTCGGCGAGGAGCGGGAGTTCATCTTCCACTGCGCCAGCGGCTGGCGCTCCGCGCTCGCGACGAAAGCGGTCCATGACATGGGGCTCGCGCCAGTGTCCCACATCGGCGGAGGCTTCACGGCCTGGAAGAAAGCCGATGCGCCCGTGCTGCGGACGGAGGACGGCCGGGAACCCAGGTAA